One part of the Syntrophomonadaceae bacterium genome encodes these proteins:
- a CDS encoding DUF1015 domain-containing protein gives MAKITPFQGIRYNERKVNNLDEVVTPPYDIINPLEQEDFYQKHLFNIIRLELGKTFSGDTEKDNRYTRAAKTFSQWLQEEVLLNDPKPAFYLYQQEFDHNGMLITRTGFFARVELTDYSQGIVLPHEETMPKHKADRLELMRACNANFSPIFGLYNEPEGKIVELLAAKANLEQPEANAKDQFNVVHKLWAVDNPETINRVAEIFAPLQVFIADGHHRYETALHFKKESGQNCKPGANYVMMVLVNLTDPGLVIYPTHRLLKNLIDFRQDSLLEKIAPYFEIEPVLMEAEGIQGLIDKLAEKGKSRTAFGLFAGGDAGYLLALRQSIKPLEFAHSGATADWASLDVSILHNIILENILGIGSKQRANETNLTYTRSAQEAQLQVLNGQQQLAFFLNPTKISEVTTVAQAGEKMPQKSTYFYPKLITGLVINSLD, from the coding sequence ATGGCAAAAATTACACCCTTCCAAGGGATTAGATACAACGAGAGAAAGGTAAACAACCTAGATGAAGTGGTTACCCCTCCCTACGATATAATCAATCCGCTTGAACAAGAGGACTTTTACCAAAAACATCTTTTTAACATAATCCGGTTAGAGCTGGGCAAGACCTTCTCAGGCGATACTGAAAAAGATAATCGCTATACCAGGGCAGCAAAAACATTTTCTCAATGGTTGCAAGAAGAAGTGTTGCTCAATGACCCCAAACCTGCTTTTTACCTGTACCAACAGGAGTTTGATCATAACGGAATGCTGATAACCCGCACCGGGTTTTTCGCCCGGGTAGAGTTAACGGATTACAGCCAAGGAATAGTTTTACCCCACGAAGAGACCATGCCTAAACATAAAGCGGACCGCCTTGAATTGATGCGGGCCTGTAACGCAAACTTTAGCCCGATTTTTGGACTTTACAATGAACCGGAAGGAAAAATCGTTGAATTATTAGCAGCCAAGGCAAACCTGGAACAGCCTGAGGCAAATGCTAAGGACCAATTCAACGTAGTCCACAAGCTCTGGGCGGTGGACAATCCCGAAACAATCAACCGTGTGGCTGAGATTTTCGCACCTCTGCAGGTATTTATTGCCGACGGCCACCACCGTTATGAAACCGCGCTTCATTTCAAGAAAGAATCTGGACAAAACTGCAAACCAGGAGCTAATTATGTAATGATGGTGCTGGTAAACTTAACAGATCCGGGCTTGGTGATTTACCCTACCCATCGCCTGCTCAAAAACCTGATCGACTTCCGCCAGGACAGCTTGTTGGAAAAGATTGCCCCCTACTTTGAAATTGAGCCGGTTCTTATGGAGGCGGAGGGTATCCAGGGTTTAATTGATAAGTTGGCAGAAAAAGGCAAAAGCCGTACGGCCTTTGGTTTATTCGCAGGCGGGGATGCCGGCTACTTGCTGGCATTACGGCAAAGCATTAAACCTCTCGAATTTGCCCACTCCGGGGCTACTGCAGATTGGGCCAGCCTGGATGTCTCAATACTCCACAACATTATTTTAGAAAACATTTTGGGGATTGGAAGCAAACAGAGAGCAAATGAAACAAACCTGACTTACACCAGGAGCGCCCAAGAGGCACAGCTCCAGGTTCTGAACGGACAACAACAGCTCGCTTTTTTCCTTAACCCTACCAAAATCTCCGAAGTTACAACTGTTGCTCAGGCAGGGGAGAAAATGCCGCAAAAGTCAACTTATTTTTATCCCAAGTTAATTACCGGTCTGGTTATTAATTCGCTTGATTAA
- a CDS encoding ribonuclease HII, whose translation MIDWEQEIRKKGYALIAGVDEAGRGPLAGPVVAAAVIFKAGNIPEGIKDSKELRPCQRSSLSEAIKEKAAAWSVAAVSADQVDALNILQATIRAMTAAISALNIEPQYIITDAVRLPGIMIPHLPLVQGDRLCVCVGAASILAKVNRDNLMDLWSREYPQYGFNQHKGYPTPEHLKALRKYGPCPIHRKTFKGVKELLGVAGQIK comes from the coding sequence GGTGTGGATGAAGCGGGCAGGGGACCCCTGGCGGGGCCAGTAGTAGCAGCCGCGGTGATTTTTAAGGCTGGCAATATTCCTGAGGGCATAAAGGACTCTAAGGAATTACGCCCCTGCCAAAGAAGCAGCTTATCTGAAGCAATCAAGGAAAAAGCCGCTGCCTGGTCTGTCGCAGCCGTTTCAGCGGACCAGGTCGACGCCCTGAATATCTTGCAGGCAACTATCAGGGCAATGACTGCAGCAATTAGTGCATTAAACATCGAGCCCCAATACATTATTACAGATGCAGTCCGGCTTCCTGGAATAATGATCCCACACCTGCCTTTGGTACAAGGGGACCGGCTTTGTGTATGCGTGGGAGCAGCGTCAATTCTAGCTAAAGTTAACCGTGATAATTTAATGGACCTGTGGTCAAGAGAATATCCTCAATATGGCTTTAACCAGCATAAAGGCTACCCAACGCCGGAACATCTTAAGGCTCTCCGGAAATACGGCCCGTGTCCTATTCACAGGAAAACATTTAAAGGTGTAAAAGAACTGCTGGGAGTTGCAGGCCAAATAAAATGA
- a CDS encoding YraN family protein, whose amino-acid sequence MTNCRIALGKLGEEYAFEQLKKMGYRILCQNYRSPAGELDIIAEQDGSLVFIEVRTKTSHRFGTPAESITRKKQEKLRQMAMIYISSNRLFGKPCRFDVVCVEVDRAGKCERLEVIKQAF is encoded by the coding sequence ATGACAAACTGCAGAATAGCTTTGGGAAAACTTGGCGAAGAGTATGCATTTGAGCAATTGAAAAAGATGGGATACCGCATCCTGTGCCAGAATTACCGCAGTCCGGCAGGAGAATTGGACATTATCGCTGAACAGGATGGCAGCCTTGTTTTTATTGAGGTGCGCACAAAGACTTCCCATCGTTTCGGAACCCCGGCAGAGTCCATCACAAGAAAAAAGCAGGAAAAATTAAGACAAATGGCCATGATTTACATTTCCAGTAACCGATTATTCGGGAAACCCTGCCGGTTTGATGTTGTTTGTGTGGAAGTCGACAGGGCCGGGAAATGTGAGAGGTTAGAAGTCATTAAACAGGCCTTCTAG